ACCCCACCACCGACCGCAACTACCGCCTCAACCTCAAGCCGCCGAGCGTCACGGCGCTGTGGGACGGGGCGGCCAGGGAAACGTATACCGACCCGGTGAGCGGGCAGGTCAACCTCTGGGCCGCGCCTTTCGGCACCGACAACCTGGGGCGTGACATCTATTCGCGCGTGCTGCACGGCACCCGCATCAGCCTGAAGGTCGGCGTGGTGAGCACGGCGCTCGCGCTGATCATCGGTTCGCTGCTCGGGGTGCTCGCCGGGTACTTCGGCGGCTGGCTCGACTCGGTGCTGGGGTATTTCAGCGACGTGATGCTCGCCTTCCCCAGCATCCTGCTCGCGATCGGGTTCGCCACCATCTTCAGCGCGAGCGATCCACCCTTTTTGATCGCCGGTCTCGACCGTCTCTTCGCGCTGAACAGTCCGCAGCTCGTGACGGCCATGCTCGCGGTGTCGCTGGTGCAGGTGCCGGTCTACCTGCGCCTGGCCCGCTCGGTGGTGCTCAGCATCCGCGAGCGCGAGTTTGTGCAGGCGGCGGGAGCACTGGGCGCGAGCCAGTGGCGCATGATCTTCAAGCACGTGCTGCCCAACTCGCTCTCGCCCCTGATCGTGCAGGGCGCCCTGAGCATCGCCACCGCCACCATCGAGGTCGCTGCCCTGGGTTTCCTCGGCATCGGGGCGCAGCCTCCCCTGCCCGAGTGGGGGACCATGATTTCCGACTCGCGCTCGTACTACGTGGACGCGCCCTGGACGATGATCTTCCCGGGCCTCGCGATCTTCCTGACCGTGCTGGGCTTCAACCTGCTCGGCGACGGCCTGCGCGACGTGCTGGACCCACGCAGCACGCAGTAGAGCTACAGGGGCGGGCCAGCATTCAAACAGAAGAGGGAGCGGACCTCATTAGCGGGTCCGCTCCCTCTCCCAGGTTGGCTTTTTCGTGCTGGCGCTCAGTGGGCCGCGCCGCTCCCCGTCATCATCATCCCGAGACCGGTCTCGGTGGCCTGAGCAGCGTCCACTTCGCCAGCAATCTTGCCCTCGTACATCACGAGGATGCGGTCAGCGAGGTTCATGACTTCGCCGAGGTCCGCCGAGATCAGCAGCACCGCGAGGCCCTGGTCGCGCGCCTCCACGATGCGGGCGTGGATGAACTCGATGGCGCCGATGTCCACCCCGCGCGTGGGCTGCGAAGCGATCAGGATCTTGGGTTCCTTGCGCATCTCGCGCGCCACGATCAGCTTCTGCGCGTTGCCGCCCGAGTAAGACCCGGCGGGCAGCGCCGTCGAGCGCGGCCGCACATCGTAGCGCTCGGAGAGGTCGCGGGCGTTTTTCTCGATCACGTCGAGCCTCAGCAGTCCGAACGGACCGGCAAAAGGGGCGCGGTCCTGCTCGCCGAGGATATAGTTTTCCGCCGTGCTCATCTCGAGCACCAGCCCGCGCTCGTTGCGGTCTTCAGGAATGTGCGACAGGCCCGAGGCCTCGACCTCGCGCACCCCGCGCGCCTCCCGGCCCAGATACGTGATGCGGCCGTGATACGGCGCGAGCCCGGTAATCGCCTCGACGAGCTGGCTCTGACCGTTGCCCTCGACGCCCGCGATCCCCACGATCTCCCCGGCGCGGACCTGGAAGCTCACGCCGTCCACCGCGTTGCCGTGCTCGCCCTTCACCACGAGGTTCTGGATATCGAGCGCCACGTCGCGCGGCTGGGCGGGGGTCTTGTCCACCTTGAGCGTCACCTCGCGCCCCACCATCATGCGGGCGAGGGTCTCGGTGGTGGCGCCCTCGGCGGGAATCGTGCCGATCATCTTGCCGTCGCGGATGACGGAGATGGTGTCGGAGATGTGCAGCACCTCGTGCAGCTTGTGCGAGATAAAGATCACGGCGTTGCCGCTCGCCGCGTACTGCCCCTTGAGAAAGTCGAAGAGTTCGTCGGTCTCACTCGGGGTCAGCACCGCCGTCGGCTCGTCGAGAATCAGGATGCGCGCGCCCCGGTAGAGCGTCTTGAGGATCTCGACTTTCTGCTGGAGGCCCACCGGCAGCTCGCCGACGAGGGCGTCGGGATTGAGCGCGAAGCCGAACTGCGCGATCAGCTCGGCCACCCGCCGCCGCGCCGCGCCATAGTTGATCGAGGTGCCCTGCGTCGGCTCGGCGCCCAGAATCACGTTCTCGGTGACGGTGAGGGTGTCCACGAGCTGGAAGTGCTGAAACACCATGCCGATGCCCTGGGCAATCGCGTCGGCGGGGCTGGAGAAGCTCACGGTCTGGCCGTCCACGACGATCTCGCCGCTCGTCGGGGGCTGGGCGCCGTAGACGATCTTGACGAGCGTGCTTTTGCCCGCGCCGTTCTCGCCGCACAGCGCGTGGACGCTGCCCCACTTCACCTCCATAGAAATATTGTCGTTGGCGAGCACGAGCGGGAATCGCTTGGTGATACCGCGCAGCGACAGGGCCACCGGCGAGCGATGCTCGTGGGACAGGGCCGCTTGGGGAGCAGAGACGGTCATGGCCCACAGTCTAAAGCCCGGACCTCGCCCGGCATCCGGCTCGCCGGGGAGGCCGATTCCGTTTCCCGGTGCCTTACCGCACAATAGGCGGCACATGGACCCTTTCTGGCTGGCGATCACCAACCTGGGCCGCGACGAGGTGTTTATCGTCGCCCTGACGCTCTACACCCTGCTCGTCAGTCCGCGCGGCGGGCGTGACCTCGGGGTGGCCTTCGCGCTGAGTTACCTCGTGAACACGGCGCTGAAATACGGGCTGAACCTGCCGCGCCCCTTCACCGCCGACCCCGCGCTCGCGTCCGAGGCGGCGCGGGCGACGGCGGGCGGCCCCGGGCTGCCGAGCGGCCACACCCAGATGAGCACGGTGCTCTGGGGCGGGATCGCCGCGCAACTGCGCCGGCGCGCCTTCACGCTGTTCGCGGTGGTCCTGATCACGTTGATTACCCTGTCGCGGCTCGTGCTGAACGTGCATTTTCCGTCGGACGTGATCGTGGGGTTGCTGCTCGGCGTGACCTTTGCGCTGCTCGGCGTGCGCGGACGCTTCGACAACCTGGGGGCCGGGCGCTGGTTGATTCCGCTCGCGGTGCTCGGGCTGTGCCTCGTCCTCCCGGCGAGCACGCCGCGTGAATACTCTGCCGGGCTCGGACTGCTCGCGGGGTACTGGGCGGGGCGTCCGGAATTTGCGCCGCCGCGCGACCTGACCGGGCGCGTGATCGTGGGGGTGGGGGGACTCGCGCTGGTGTTCGCCGTCTTCCTGGGGCTCGGAGCGCTCACGGCGGGCCTCGGCGACGCGCCGATCCTGCGGGCGCTGCGCTACGCGGCGGTCGTGCTCGCGGCGCTGCACCTCGTTCCTGGGCTGCTGCGGCGCTGGCTGCCGAGCGCTCCCGCCGCCCACGCCCTGGAGCGCGCGCCGGCCTGAGCGCCCAACCTTCCCAGCTGCTCAGCTTTCCTGGTCCTCGGCCTTGACCCAGCGCGTCCCCAGCATGGCGGGGCCAACCGGCTGCGGCGGCTTGGGCGGATAGGCGGCGCGGTGGGCGGCGCGCAGCACGGTCTGGACCTCGGTTTCACTCAGCACCCCTTTTTTCTCCAGCAGCGTGAGCAGGGCGAGGTTGAGTTTGCGCAGGTATTCGACCTCTTTTTTCAGGTCGCCGTTCCTGGGGTCGCGCGGGGTCGGGGGGGCGGTCATGACCAGCAGCATAGCGGAGCGTGCGGCGCTGGCTGCTCCCCAGAGAGTGACGGCTGGGGGCCGCGATTTGCGTCCTGACGCGCAGTGCGGCTTCTGGGGGGGGGTGCTATGCTGCTCGGTGTCTGAACAGGTGATGTGAGTGCCTGAAAAGGGAGTGCACATCACAAAGGCCAGGGCGCACGAGGCCATTTGACATGGCGAAGCCGGGAGCCAAGCCTGCTGCTTGATGGTGACCCCGGAGCGGCGGCTGGAGACCGGAGGAGGACGAGCAAGCATGTACAAAGGGAGAGAAGGACAGTGGGCGTTTTACCTGCACCGCTTATCCGGACTGGCGATCTTGTTCTACCTGATGCTGCACGTCTTCAGCATCGGATCGTTCATTCTGGGCGAGAAGTTCTACATGACCATCCACCACACCTATGACCTGTGGCCTTTCCGGGTTGGGCTGATCTTCGTGACGGCGGGCGTGGTGTATCACGCGCTCAACGGGCTGCGCATCATCGCGATGGACTTCGCGGGAGCCGGCGTGGCGTACCAGCGTCAGATGTGGTACGTCGTGCTGCTTTTGACGGCGGCGGCCACCGCCTACACCGCCTGGGTCAACATCCCGCGCATCCTGGGAGGCTACTGATGATTCGCGCCCGGACCTACACCGACGCCAAGCAGCAGTCGCACTCCAATGCTGAGCTGAACTGGTGGATTTTCATGCGGATCAGCGGGCTGGTCCTGACCTTCCTGGTGCTCGGGCACATCTACATGACCTTTATTCAGGTCAGCGAGTCCGACGCCACCTACCTCGCGGTGGTCAGCAAGCTCAGCAACCCGGCCTGGAAGTTCTACGACTGGCTGATTCTTTCTCTCGCCCTGCTGCACGGAGCCAACGGCGCGCGCTACTCGATTGAGGATTACGTGCGCTCTCGCCCGGACCGCGCCTGGATCAAGGGCACCTTCTACACGGTCATCGCGCTGCTGTTTACTTTCGGCACCGTCGGGCTGTTCTCGATCTGATTTTTTCCTCCCTCAAGGAGTTCACCTATGCATCACCGTTATGACGTCATCGTCGTGGGCGCGGGCGGCGCAGGCCTGATGGCAGCCCTGTACGCGGCCAAGGGCGGCGCGTCGGTCGCCTGCATCTCCAAGCTCTACCCGACGCGCTCGCACACCGGCGCGGCGCAGGGCGGGATCGGCGCCGCGCTCGGCAACGTTCAGGAAGACCATTGGGAATGGCATATGTTCGACACCGTCAAGGGCGGCGACTACCTGACCGATCAGGACGCCGCCGAGGTGTTTGCCAAAGACATCATCGAGGTGGTCTACGAGCTTGAGCACATGGGCCTGCCCTTCTCGCGCACCCCCGAGGGCCGCATTGCCCAGCGCAAGTTCGGCGGCCACACCCGCGACTTCGGCAAGGCCGCCGTCGAGCGCAGCTGTTACGCCAAGGACCGCACCGGCCACATGATCCTCCAGACGCTCTACCAGCAGAACGTCAAGGCCGGCACGCTGTTTTTCAACGAGTTCCACGTCACCGACCTCCTGATCGAGAACGGGCGCTGCCGGGGCGTAGTGGCCTACGACCTCGCGACCGGCGAGCTGCACACCTACCACGCCAAGGCCGTGATCCTGGCGGCGGGCGGCTACGGACGGGCGTTCAAGATCACGTCCAACGCGCTCACCCTGACCGGCGACCTGATGAGCATCTACTACCGCAAGGGGCTGCCGCTCGAGGACATGGAGTTCTACCAGTTCCACCCGACCGGGCTCGCCAAGCTCGGGATCCTGGTGACGGAAGGCATTCGCGGGGAAGGCGGCATCCTGCGCAACGCCGACGGCGAGCGTTTCATGGAGCGCTACGCGCCCACCATCAAAGACCTCGCGCCGCGCGACATCGTCTCGCGCTCGATCATCACCGAGATCCGCGAGGGCCGGGGCGTCGGCAAGGACAAGGACGCCGTCCACATCGACCTGACCCACCTGCCGCGCGAGGTGATCGAGGGCAAGCTCGCCGAGATTACTGACCTCGCGCGCACCTACCTCGGCCAGGACCCGGTCAAGGATCTCGTAGCGATTCAGCCGACCGCGCACTACGCGATGGGCGGCATTCCCACCGACCTCAACGGCTTGTGCCTCTCGGACGGCAACGGCGGCTCGATCGAGGGCCTGTACGCGGCGGGCGAGCAAGCGTGCGTCAGCTTGCACGGCGCCAACCGCCTCGGCACCAACTCGCTCGGCGACCTCGTGGTGTTCGGGCGCCGCGCGGGCATCTACGCCGCGCAGTACGCGCAGCAGGTGGACTTTGCCGAGATGGTGGATGACCCCGAGGCCGAGAGCCGCGCGATGCTGGACAGCCTGAAGAATGCGAGCGGCAAGGAAAACGCCGCCGCGATCCGCAAGGAACTTCAGGAAACGATGATGGACAACGTCGGGATCTTCCGCAACGGCCCCGACATGGCGCGGCAGGTCGAGATCATCAAGGAGCTTCAGGCCCGCTTCAAAAATGTGGGCGTGTCGGATACCAACGCGCGCTACAACTCCGAACTTGTCGAGGCGATGGAGGTCGGCTTCCTGCTCGACTGCGCCGAGGCGATGGCAAGCAGCGCGGTGAACCGCACCGAGTCGCGCGGCGCGCACGACCGCGAGGATTACCGCGAGCGCGACGACAAGAACTGGCTCAAGCACACGATGGCGTACCGCGACATGAACAAGCCGGGCAACGTGATCATCGGCTACAAGGACGTGGCCCTCAAGGGCTTTACCCGCGCCTTTGAGCCCAAGGCCCGCGTGTACTGAGCCCGCTTCTCCTCCCAAGGAACCCCAACCCATGACCCAGACCACCGTACCCAGCACCCCGGCGCCCAGCAGCGCGGCGATGGCCGCAGCGCCGACCGCCGAGATGATGCAGCTCAAGGTCAAGATCCTGCGCTTCGACCCCGAGAAAGACAAGAAGGGCCGCTGGGTCACCTACGACCTCGAGGCGCAGCCCGGCGACCGCGTTGTAGACCTCCTCAACGAGATCAAGTGGTATCAGGAGCCCAGCCTGACCTTCCGGCGCTCGTGCCAGCACGGAATCTGCGGCTCGGACGCGATGCTGATCAACGGGCGCAACCGCCTGGCGTGCAAGACGCTCGTGCGCGACGTCGCCAAGAGCAACGGCAGCACCATCACCGTCGAGCCGATTCGCGGCTTGAAGGTCGAGCGCGACCTGCTCGTCGACATGGAGCCCTTTTTCGACGCCTACAAGGCGATCATGCCTTACTTCATCAACGAGGACCCGGCGCCGGCGGGTGAGCGGCTCCAGAGCGAGGAGCAGGCCGAGCGCATGGCACACTCCTCGAACTGCATCCTGTGCGCGTGCTGCACGACCTCGTGCCCGATCTTCTGGGTGAACGGCTCGTACCTCGGCCCAGCGGCGATCGTGCAGGCCCACCGCTTTATCTTCGACAGCCGCGACCAGGCCACGCAGCAGCGCCTCAACATCATGAACCAGAACACCGGCGTCTGGCGCTGCCGCACCGCCTACAACTGCACCGAAGCCTGCCCGCGCGAAATCCCGATCACCCAGATCATCGAGGAAGTCAAGCGCGCGGTGATGTACCAGCAGTCGTAACCCACCGCTCCCCTGCCCCCGTCCAGGCCGCCGCCCCGTGCGCGCGGCCTTTGTTCTGGGCCACGGCTCCAGGCGTCGGCTGAGTCGGGAAAGGCGGGACTGTGTTGGCGGCACCGGACTTCGGACCCAGGCCCTAGGGCGCCGGCTCCTCCAGCTGCCGGGCGAAGACCACCAGCGCGTCGGTGATCCGCAGCGGCAGCCGCAGCTCCTGGGCGTTCGGGAACAGGCGCCGCAATACAGCCTCGGCCCAGGGCTGGCTTTCCAGGGCGTGTCCCGCTTCCCGCCAGACCCCGGCGCGGAACGGGCGCAGGACATCTTCCTCGAGGGCGCTGCGCAGCCAACGCAGGGTGGCCTCGGCGTCGTCCGGGGCCTCGGCGAGCATCACGCGCGCTTCGAGCGCGAGAAGTTGCGCGCTGAGGCCGGGGTCGGCTTCCTCAGCTCCGTGTGGCCTGCCCAGGCCGAGCCGCACCCGCCGCAGCAGGGCGTGGGCGCGGCCCAGGTCACGGAGCGCCGCTCCCCGGTCGCCTGCGCGCAGCAGAACCTCGGCCCGCAATGCCCGGGCCTGGGTCTCGGCGTAGGGATGGTCGGTCATGTCGAGGGCGGCGGCAAGGTGTTCCAGGGCGGAGCGGGGGTCCGGCTCGGCGAGCGAGCGGGTCAGGCGCATGTCGAAATGCAGGAGTTGCTCGCGGTCACTCGCGCCGGGGGCGCGGCGCAGCAGTTCGTCGAGCAGGGCGCGGGCGTGGGCGAGGTCCGGGGTATCGCGCTCGGGCCCACTGAAAGGCTGGAGGTAGGGCAGCCCACGCCCACGCGTGAGGTAGGCGAGGGCCACACGGTAGTGGGTCCGGCGTACCCGGTAGGCGACCTCGGCGCGGCGCGCTTCACCCGGCTGGAGCAGCGCGAGTGCCTGCGCCGCCCTGTCCAGCCCGGCTTCCGGGCGCCCGAGCGCGAGCAGCACCGGCACACTCTCCGAGAGCAGCCGGGCGCGCGGCACCTGATCCCCGCGTCTACGCGTCTGTGCGGGAACAAGCGCAAGCGCCCGGTCAAAGCAGGCCAGCGCCTCCTCTGCCTGCCCCAGCCGGCGCTGCGCCGTGCCCGCCCGGGCCAGCACGCGCGCCTGCTCCTCGGGGCCCGCCCCGGCCCCGGCCAGGCGCCGCGCCGCGTCGGTCAGCGCCGTAAGGGCGGCCTGGGGTTGCCCGAGACGCAGCCGCATGTCGCCTTCCTGGTAACGGGCCCGCGCCGAGAGCAGCGGGCTCGACTCCGGCACCGCGCCGAGATGCTCGAGCGCCGCCGCCCAGTCCCCCGCGTCCTTGGCGATCAGCCCGCGCCACAGCCGGGCACGTGGGCCGGATTGCACGGTGCGGGGGTCACTCACCGCCCGCGTCGCGCTGTCCATATCGCCCTGCCAGCGCGCGAGGGCCGCCTCGACCAGCAGCCCGTCGGACTGCGCGGCGAGCGCCCAGGGCTCACCAGGCTCACGGCGCAGCAACTCCGGCAATTCGGCGCGGGCCAGCTGCTCGGTCGCGGCTTCGAAGCTTCCAGCATCCACGCTGCTCTCGGCGAGCTTGACCCGGGCCCAGGCGCGCACCGCGTCGTGTGGGGAACCGAGCAGGGTGAACAGGGCGTCGCGGGCCGCCGGCTCGTGGTAGTCGCCGCGCCCGGTGTGGTGGGTAACCACCGCGCGGGCGAGCCACTCACGCTCGGGAGAGCCCGCACCGTCGCGCACACGCGGCCACAGCGGCGGCAGGAAACGGGCCGCGTCGGGCGCGTCCTGAATGCGCCGGACCAGCGCCCCCCAGTCTCCCAGCGTCACGAGCGCGGCGAGCAGGTGGGGCTGCACGTCAGGAGCCGGGTGAGGGCCGCACCGCCCCACGAAGCGCCGGGCGGCGCCCTCCACCTCCCCGGCCGGCAGGCGCGACGCGGCGAGCCACAGCGAGGGCGAGGGGCGCCAGCAGCGCTCGGCCCTACCCTCATCCGCCTCCACCGCAGTCAGCAGCGAGCGGGCGTGCAGCCGCAGGGCGGCCACCGGCTCCCCGAGCGCGGCAGCCAGCGCCCCACCGGGCAAAACCGGGGGATCCGGGGTGGCCGTGCCCCGGGCGCCGAGCGCCTGGGGACGCGGCCAGGCGGCGCCCTCCCCCAGCATCAGAACCGCGAGGGCCAGCGCAAGCCGACGCACGTCCGGATCCGAGAGCAGCCGGGCCGCGTCGCCGCCGCCGCCCCCCAGCAGCGCGAGGCGGTCGAGGTGCCGCCCCGTCTCCCGCGCGAGCTCGTCGGCCACGGCGCGCGAGACCCCGAGCTTCGCCATCAGGTAGGCGCGGGCTTCAGTGAGGGTGGGCGGACGCAGTTCGGTGATCTCACCCGCGCCCGCCGGCCAGCCGGCCGGGTCTTCCAGCGCGATCAGAACGCTCACTCCAGGAGGAAGCTGGCGCAGCAGCACCTCACCCGCCCAGGCCGCCGCGGTCACCGGGGTGCCGTCGGGGAGCCGAGGCGGGTCGCCCGCGAAATGCAGCCCCTCGGTCACCCGCACGAGCAGTGCGCCGGGGGGTGCCGGGGCACCGAGCGCCTTTTTCAGTGCCTCGCCCTGCCGCGCGGCCAGCACCGCAAAGGAGCGGTCGCGCGCCGCGGAAGCAGGAAGCGGCGCGAGAAGGTCACCGCTGAGGTTGAGCTGCCGCACCCGGACGCCGGCTTGCCCCAGCGCGGCGGCGAGGTGATCAAGCAGCACCGTCTTGCCCGCTCCCGCCCGGCCCGCCACGACCAGCCTTGGCGCGCGCCCGGCCCGCACTCCGGCGAGAAACTGTTTGTAGACGCGCTTCTTGGCCCGGCCGAGCAGTTCAAGCTCCGCAGGCAGCGGCGCGGGGGGCGGGGGGTCAGGGGCGAGGTCAAGCCCGGTGACCCCGGCCTCGGCGGCAAGGTCACGCAGGATGGCCGCCAGCTTTTCCTTGTCGGCCACGGTGCCCACGTCGCGGTAGACGATGTTGCGCAGCGCCGCCGGATTGCCCCCACGCCGCCCGAGTTCGGCTTCGAGCCAGCGCAGGCTGCCGCGTTGCACCCCGCTTCCTCCCGCGCCCGGCGGCAGCGAAGTGCGCAGGTGCCGAAGCGCCGCTTTCCAGTCCACGTCCGCAGGGTAAAGGATGCGGAGCGGCAAGACCCGCCGAACCCGCCTCCGCCTGCCCGCCGTCTTGGACCGGGTTCAGAACGGCGCGCGGGCGCCGTCCCTTACTGCTCCGTCAGACTTTCGACAGCCCCAGCGTGTAGACTCGGTCCAGTTTTCTGCAACCTGAATCTGAACCCCGCTTCCACTTTTTCTCAGACCGGAGGATGTATCTATGCGCAAGACCCTGACCCTGCTCGCCCTGACCCTCGCCCTGCCCACTGCCGGCGCCCAGTCGCTTCAGAGCGCCCAGGACCTGTTCGATCAGGGCAAGTGGCAGGAAGCCGCGACCGCCGCCGCCGCGCTCAAGACGAGCGCCGGCTACGCCCTCGCCGCCGAAGCGACCACCAATGGCGCGGGCCTCGTCGCCGACAACCAGAAAAAGGCCACCTTCGCCAAGGCCCAGGACTACGCCAAGCAGGCGATTGCCCTCGACCGCAACAACGCCGACGCCTACTTTGAACTCGCCCGCGCGCAGGGCCGCCTCGCGCAGTTCGCGGGCATCCTGCAAAGCCTGGGCCTCGCCGGCGACATGAAAAAGAACCTCGATCAGGCGATCAAGCTCCGGCCCAACATGGCCTCGGCCTACGTCGCCCTCGGGCTGTGGAACGCCAACCTCGACGCCAAGGGCGCGATTGCCCGCAGCGCCACCGGGGCCAAGCGCGCGCAGGTGGCGCCCAACTTCGAGAAAGCCATCGCGCTCGAACCCAACCGCGCGATCCACCGCATCGAGTACGCCAACGCGCTGCTGCTCCAGGGCAACAAGGCCGCCGCCAAGGCCCAGCTCGAAAAGGCCGTGTCTCTGCCCGCCAACACCTTCTGGGAGCGCCAGGACCTCGCCGGCGCCCAGGCGTCGCTGAACAAGCTGAAATAAGCTTCTCCCTCCTGTCAGGCTGCCCCGGCTCGTCCGGAGCGGCCTGTTCGCTTTTGCCGACGTCAAGGCCAGGTCAAGGCTTTCTCGGACGCCGCCCATGTCGGGCGGGCAAGCTGGCCGCATGACCAAGCAACCCCTGAGCGGCAAGAAGATCGCCATCCTCGTGACCGACGCCTTCGAGCAGATCGAGCTGACCAGCCCGCGCGACGCCCTGCACGCCGCCGGCGCGACCACCGAGATCGTGAGCCTGAAGCCCGGCGCGATCCAGGGCCTGAACCACATCGACAAGGCCGACACCTTCGAGGTGGACAAGACGGTCCAAGACGCCCAGGTGGGCGATTACGCCGGCCTGCTGATTCCCGGCGGCGCCGTCAACCCCGACGCGCTGCGGATGGACGAGCGGGCGATGGCCCTAGTGCGCGAGTTTTACGACACGGGCAAGCCCATC
The DNA window shown above is from Deinococcus reticulitermitis and carries:
- a CDS encoding ABC transporter permease, which translates into the protein MTTVSASPQAKRQPSIFWRRFRKSTPGKVGAVIVLIFVLLAVFAQVLRPYDPTTDRNYRLNLKPPSVTALWDGAARETYTDPVSGQVNLWAAPFGTDNLGRDIYSRVLHGTRISLKVGVVSTALALIIGSLLGVLAGYFGGWLDSVLGYFSDVMLAFPSILLAIGFATIFSASDPPFLIAGLDRLFALNSPQLVTAMLAVSLVQVPVYLRLARSVVLSIREREFVQAAGALGASQWRMIFKHVLPNSLSPLIVQGALSIATATIEVAALGFLGIGAQPPLPEWGTMISDSRSYYVDAPWTMIFPGLAIFLTVLGFNLLGDGLRDVLDPRSTQ
- a CDS encoding ABC transporter ATP-binding protein; this translates as MTVSAPQAALSHEHRSPVALSLRGITKRFPLVLANDNISMEVKWGSVHALCGENGAGKSTLVKIVYGAQPPTSGEIVVDGQTVSFSSPADAIAQGIGMVFQHFQLVDTLTVTENVILGAEPTQGTSINYGAARRRVAELIAQFGFALNPDALVGELPVGLQQKVEILKTLYRGARILILDEPTAVLTPSETDELFDFLKGQYAASGNAVIFISHKLHEVLHISDTISVIRDGKMIGTIPAEGATTETLARMMVGREVTLKVDKTPAQPRDVALDIQNLVVKGEHGNAVDGVSFQVRAGEIVGIAGVEGNGQSQLVEAITGLAPYHGRITYLGREARGVREVEASGLSHIPEDRNERGLVLEMSTAENYILGEQDRAPFAGPFGLLRLDVIEKNARDLSERYDVRPRSTALPAGSYSGGNAQKLIVAREMRKEPKILIASQPTRGVDIGAIEFIHARIVEARDQGLAVLLISADLGEVMNLADRILVMYEGKIAGEVDAAQATETGLGMMMTGSGAAH
- a CDS encoding phosphatase PAP2 family protein: MDPFWLAITNLGRDEVFIVALTLYTLLVSPRGGRDLGVAFALSYLVNTALKYGLNLPRPFTADPALASEAARATAGGPGLPSGHTQMSTVLWGGIAAQLRRRAFTLFAVVLITLITLSRLVLNVHFPSDVIVGLLLGVTFALLGVRGRFDNLGAGRWLIPLAVLGLCLVLPASTPREYSAGLGLLAGYWAGRPEFAPPRDLTGRVIVGVGGLALVFAVFLGLGALTAGLGDAPILRALRYAAVVLAALHLVPGLLRRWLPSAPAAHALERAPA
- the sdhC gene encoding succinate dehydrogenase, cytochrome b556 subunit: MYKGREGQWAFYLHRLSGLAILFYLMLHVFSIGSFILGEKFYMTIHHTYDLWPFRVGLIFVTAGVVYHALNGLRIIAMDFAGAGVAYQRQMWYVVLLLTAAATAYTAWVNIPRILGGY
- a CDS encoding succinate dehydrogenase hydrophobic membrane anchor subunit yields the protein MIRARTYTDAKQQSHSNAELNWWIFMRISGLVLTFLVLGHIYMTFIQVSESDATYLAVVSKLSNPAWKFYDWLILSLALLHGANGARYSIEDYVRSRPDRAWIKGTFYTVIALLFTFGTVGLFSI
- the sdhA gene encoding succinate dehydrogenase flavoprotein subunit, which codes for MHHRYDVIVVGAGGAGLMAALYAAKGGASVACISKLYPTRSHTGAAQGGIGAALGNVQEDHWEWHMFDTVKGGDYLTDQDAAEVFAKDIIEVVYELEHMGLPFSRTPEGRIAQRKFGGHTRDFGKAAVERSCYAKDRTGHMILQTLYQQNVKAGTLFFNEFHVTDLLIENGRCRGVVAYDLATGELHTYHAKAVILAAGGYGRAFKITSNALTLTGDLMSIYYRKGLPLEDMEFYQFHPTGLAKLGILVTEGIRGEGGILRNADGERFMERYAPTIKDLAPRDIVSRSIITEIREGRGVGKDKDAVHIDLTHLPREVIEGKLAEITDLARTYLGQDPVKDLVAIQPTAHYAMGGIPTDLNGLCLSDGNGGSIEGLYAAGEQACVSLHGANRLGTNSLGDLVVFGRRAGIYAAQYAQQVDFAEMVDDPEAESRAMLDSLKNASGKENAAAIRKELQETMMDNVGIFRNGPDMARQVEIIKELQARFKNVGVSDTNARYNSELVEAMEVGFLLDCAEAMASSAVNRTESRGAHDREDYRERDDKNWLKHTMAYRDMNKPGNVIIGYKDVALKGFTRAFEPKARVY
- a CDS encoding succinate dehydrogenase iron-sulfur subunit, with translation MTQTTVPSTPAPSSAAMAAAPTAEMMQLKVKILRFDPEKDKKGRWVTYDLEAQPGDRVVDLLNEIKWYQEPSLTFRRSCQHGICGSDAMLINGRNRLACKTLVRDVAKSNGSTITVEPIRGLKVERDLLVDMEPFFDAYKAIMPYFINEDPAPAGERLQSEEQAERMAHSSNCILCACCTTSCPIFWVNGSYLGPAAIVQAHRFIFDSRDQATQQRLNIMNQNTGVWRCRTAYNCTEACPREIPITQIIEEVKRAVMYQQS
- a CDS encoding tetratricopeptide repeat protein; protein product: MDWKAALRHLRTSLPPGAGGSGVQRGSLRWLEAELGRRGGNPAALRNIVYRDVGTVADKEKLAAILRDLAAEAGVTGLDLAPDPPPPAPLPAELELLGRAKKRVYKQFLAGVRAGRAPRLVVAGRAGAGKTVLLDHLAAALGQAGVRVRQLNLSGDLLAPLPASAARDRSFAVLAARQGEALKKALGAPAPPGALLVRVTEGLHFAGDPPRLPDGTPVTAAAWAGEVLLRQLPPGVSVLIALEDPAGWPAGAGEITELRPPTLTEARAYLMAKLGVSRAVADELARETGRHLDRLALLGGGGGDAARLLSDPDVRRLALALAVLMLGEGAAWPRPQALGARGTATPDPPVLPGGALAAALGEPVAALRLHARSLLTAVEADEGRAERCWRPSPSLWLAASRLPAGEVEGAARRFVGRCGPHPAPDVQPHLLAALVTLGDWGALVRRIQDAPDAARFLPPLWPRVRDGAGSPEREWLARAVVTHHTGRGDYHEPAARDALFTLLGSPHDAVRAWARVKLAESSVDAGSFEAATEQLARAELPELLRREPGEPWALAAQSDGLLVEAALARWQGDMDSATRAVSDPRTVQSGPRARLWRGLIAKDAGDWAAALEHLGAVPESSPLLSARARYQEGDMRLRLGQPQAALTALTDAARRLAGAGAGPEEQARVLARAGTAQRRLGQAEEALACFDRALALVPAQTRRRGDQVPRARLLSESVPVLLALGRPEAGLDRAAQALALLQPGEARRAEVAYRVRRTHYRVALAYLTRGRGLPYLQPFSGPERDTPDLAHARALLDELLRRAPGASDREQLLHFDMRLTRSLAEPDPRSALEHLAAALDMTDHPYAETQARALRAEVLLRAGDRGAALRDLGRAHALLRRVRLGLGRPHGAEEADPGLSAQLLALEARVMLAEAPDDAEATLRWLRSALEEDVLRPFRAGVWREAGHALESQPWAEAVLRRLFPNAQELRLPLRITDALVVFARQLEEPAP
- a CDS encoding tetratricopeptide repeat protein — translated: MRKTLTLLALTLALPTAGAQSLQSAQDLFDQGKWQEAATAAAALKTSAGYALAAEATTNGAGLVADNQKKATFAKAQDYAKQAIALDRNNADAYFELARAQGRLAQFAGILQSLGLAGDMKKNLDQAIKLRPNMASAYVALGLWNANLDAKGAIARSATGAKRAQVAPNFEKAIALEPNRAIHRIEYANALLLQGNKAAAKAQLEKAVSLPANTFWERQDLAGAQASLNKLK